The proteins below come from a single Miscanthus floridulus cultivar M001 chromosome 1, ASM1932011v1, whole genome shotgun sequence genomic window:
- the LOC136479586 gene encoding phosphoserine phosphatase, chloroplastic-like: protein MAGLIRLRASLRSLPSVPRSSFARTPPALQVAAWFPSPLFHSANIRESRALLVAALDVSKDGSSAVLVNSQPPKGVIETLRNADAVCFDVDSTVILDEGIDELADFCGAGKAVAEWTSKAMTGTVPFEEALSARLSLIKPSLSQVEECLKKRPPRISPGMADLVKKLKANNIDVFLVSGGFRQMIKPVAFELGIPPENIIANHLLFGTSGEYAGFDPTEPTSRSGGKAKAVLQIKQDHGYKAVVMIGDGATDLEARQPGGADLFICYASVQMREPVAVEADWVVFDFQELITKLS, encoded by the exons ATGGCCGGCCTGATCAGGTTGCGTGCCAGTCTGAGGAGTTTGCCATCAGTTCCTCGGTCATCGTTCGCTCGGACACCTCCGGCTTTACAAGTGGCGGCTTGGTTTCCAAGCCCGCTATTTCATTCTGCTAACATTCGTGAGAGCCGTGCTTTACTGGTAGCAGCACTGGATGTATCCAAGGATGGGTCCTCGGCGGTTCTGGTGAATAGCCAGCCTCCCAAAG GGGTTATTGAGACATTGCGCAATGCTGATGCAGTATGTTTCGACGTCGATAGCACCGTCATCCTGGATGAGGGTATTGACGAGCTTGCTGATTTCTGTGGGGCAGGGAAAGCTGTTGCTGAATGGACATCAAA AGCCATGACTGGGACTGTTCCATTTGAGGAGGCGCTGTCAGCCAGGCTGTCTTTAATCAAGCCATCTCTCTCCCAGGTGGAGGAGTGCCTGAAGAAGAGGCCACCAAG GATTTCTCCTGGAATGGCTGATTTGGTTAAGAAGCTAAAAGCTAATAATATTGATGTATTCCTTGTGTCAGGAGGCTTCCGACAAATGATCAAG CCTGTGGCATTTGAGCTTGGTATTCCTCCTGAAAACATCATTGCAAACCATCTGCTCTTTGGCACTTCGGGGGAGTACGCTGGATTTGATCCCACAGAGCCCACTTCACGCAGTGGGGGTAAAGCAAAAGCAGTGCTGCAAATAAAACAG GACCATGGCTACAAGGCAGTCGTTATGATTGGTGATGGCGCAACTGATCTTGAG GCTCGGCAACCTGGCGGGGCAGACTTGTTCATCTGTTATGCCAGTGTTCAAATGAGGGAGCCAGTCGCAGTAGAAGCCGACTGGGTGGTTTTTGATTTTCAAGAGCTGATCACCAAGTTGTCATAA